A genomic segment from Perca flavescens isolate YP-PL-M2 chromosome 13, PFLA_1.0, whole genome shotgun sequence encodes:
- the LOC114566803 gene encoding collagenase 3 — translation MRSCSLCIILSLAVAVYCVPVSQVTEQDEHDAESYLKRFFNLTEEKGPTSRRGVSAVSSKLSEMQRFFGLHITGTLDADTMTMMKKPRCGVPDTNIASFSTFGKNLKWEKNRITYRIVNYTPDMSAPEVDDSVEKALQVWAKVTPLRFTRIHSGTADIMISFGRQAHGDFYPFDGPDGTLAHAFAPGTGIGGDAHFDDDEHFTFRSNRGYILFLVAAHEFGHSLGLSHSDDPGALMYPVYSYRNPDTFVLPRDDVNGIQSLYGRNSVKDPSVDKPQPPTTPDVCDSTMVLDAVATLRGEMLFFKDSFFWRSFPQSNTPQLSLITNFWPKAPTHIDAAYESQQSDRVFLFKDRRVWAFAGYNRVRGYPKTLSSFGLPRSVKKIDAALYDVESGKTLFFVDRSYYSYDETRKTMDQGFPKRVDQTFSGLTGKVTAALQYRGYTYIYSGPYMFEYSLRTGRLFRVLRNSYFLRCSNF, via the exons ATGAGGTCTTGCAGTCTGTGTATCATCCTGAGCCTGGCGGTGGCAGTTTACTGCGTGCCTGTATCACAAGTCACTGAGCAAGATGAACATGATGCAGAG AGCTACCTGAAAAGATTCTTCAACCTAACAGAGGAGAAAGGTCCCACTAGCAGACGGGGGGTCAGCGCGGTGAGCAGTAAGCTGAGTGAGATGCAGAGATTCTTTGGCCTCCATATCACCGGGACTCTGGATGCTGACACCATGACGATGATGAAGAAGCCCCGCTGTGGCGTCCCAGACACCAACATTGCCAGTTTCTCCACGTTTGGAAAAAACCTCAAGTGGGAGAAAAACAGAATTACCTACAG GATAGTGAACTACACACCTGACATGTCTGCGCCAGAGGTAGATGACTCCGTAGAGAAAGCGCTGCAGGTTTGGGCCAAAGTCACTCCTCTGAGATTCACAAGAATCCACAGTGGCACCGCTGACATCATGATCTCCTTTGGCCGCCAAG CACATGGTGACTTTTACCCCTTTGATGGCCCTGATGGCACTCTTGCCCATGCCTTCGCCCCGGGCACTGGCATTGGAGGAGACGCTCATTTCGATGACGATGAGCACTTCACTTTTCGCTCCAACAGAG GCTACATCCTCTTCCTGGTGGCTGCCCATGAGTTTGGCCACTCCCTGGGCTTGTCTCACTCTGATGATCCTGGTGCTCTCATGTACCCTGTGTACTCATACAGAAACCCAGACACCTTTGTTCTGCCCCGGGATGATGTCAACGGCATCCAGTCTCTCTATG GTAGAAACTCTGTAAAGGATCCCTCTGTAGATAAACCTCAGCCCCCCACCACCCCTGATGTCTGTGATTCAACCATGGTCTTGGATGCTGTCGCCACCCTGCGAGGAGAGATGCTCTTCTTCAAGGACAG CTTCTTCTGGCGGAGCTTCCCTCAGAGCAATACACCTCAGCTAAGTCTCATCACAAACTTCTGGCCCAAAGCCCCCACCCACATCGACGCTGCTTATGAAAGCCAACAGTCAGACAGAGTCTTTCTCTTTAAAG ATCGTAGAGTGTGGGCCTTCGCTGGCTATAATCGTGTGCGTGGCTATCCCAAAACACTTTCCAGTTTTGGTCTGCCCAGAAGTGTGAAGAAAATCGATGCGGCCCTCTATGATGTGGAATCCGGCAAGACTCTGTTCTTTGTAGACCGCTCTTACTACAG TTATGATGAGACCAGAAAGACCATGGACCAAGGATTCCCCAAGCGAGTGGATCAGACATTCTCCGGCCTGACCGGCAAGGTGACTGCAGCTCTCCAGTACAGAG GTTATACTTACATCTACAGCGGACCATACATGTTTGAGTACAGCCTGAGGACCGGGAGGTTGTTCCGGGTGCTGAGGAACAGCTACTTCCTGCGCTGCTCTAACTTCTAG
- the mmp30 gene encoding matrix metallopeptidase 30 codes for MEGALAVKTVTIVVIVALCGAVPTTSPSQEELSEAQVYLSQFFSEVGVSAPNSVWRSSLDSFEGTLRKMQEYFGLEVSGQLDASTLEVMARPRCGFTDVSAYGHFDGRPKWNKAVVTYRIIDYTPDLSQRDVDAAIAKALKLYSDVIPLDFKHIPSGTADIMITFKAQDHGDFSPFDGKNGVLAHAFAPGEGIGGDTHFDEDENWTLTAAGANLFLVAAHEFGHALGLAHSKVQTALLYPTYQYVNTEGYVLPDDDRQGVQAIYGVRAASAQPTTKPRPEPNPKPTSEPTPDRCNRNLVFDAATSIQSSLYFFKDGYFWMRRSSWGGIRMKKIQSVWPGISKVDAAYENTKSNTVILFEGNHYWGIRGNTVLPGYPKPLSDFGFPPSVIKVDAAVHVSITSKTLLFVNNRYWSYNERMGRMDDGYPKLISVEFPGIGLRVDAAFENQGNLYFSYGSTQTEYHYTRRRVIRNLLNHDWMDCN; via the exons ATGGAAGGTGCGCTGGCTGTTAAAACGGTGACAATTGTTGTGATCGTAGCGCTCTGTGGAGCGGTGCCCACCACTTCACCCAGTCAAGAAGAGCTCTCGGAAGCCCAG GTCTATCTGTCTCAGTTTTTCTCTGAAGTGGGAGTCAGTGCCCCCAACAGCGTGTGGCGCAGCTCTCTAGATTCCTTCGAAGGCACTCTCAGAAAAATGCAGGAGTATTTTGGCCTAGAGGTGTCGGGGCAGTTGGACGCCAGCACCCTGGAAGTGATGGCTCGCCCCCGCTGTGGTTTCACAGACGTGAGCGCATATGGCCACTTTGACGGTCGACCAAAGTGGAACAAGGCTGTGGTTACATACAG GATAATTGACTACACACCAGACCTGAGTCAAAGGGATGTGGATGCCGCCATAGCCAAGGCTCTGAAACTCTACAGTGACGTCATTCCTCTGGATTTTAAGCACATCCCCAGCGGCACAGCTGACATCATGATCACGTTCAAGGCTCAAG ACCATGGAGATTTTTCTCCATTCGATGGGAAGAACGGAGTCTTGGCCCATGCATTCGCCCCTGGAGAGGGCATTGGTGGTGACACCCATTTTGATGAAGATGAAAACTGGACTCTAACTGCAGCAG GAGCCAACCTGTTCTTGGTGGCAGCCCATGAGTTTGGTCATGCACTGGGGTTGGCCCACTCTAAGGTCCAGACAGCCCTGTTGTATCCCACCTACCAGTATGTGAACACAGAGGGCTATGTGCTACCAGATGATGACCGACAGGGAGTACAGGCTATCTACG GAGTCAGAGCAGCATCAGCTCAACCAACGACTAAACCTAGACCTGAACCAAATCCTAAACCCACATCAGAACCTACTCCAGATAGGTGCAACAGGAACCTGGTTTTTGATGCTGCAACCTCGATTCAGAGCAGTCTCTACTTCTTCAAGGATGG ATATTTCTGGATGAGGAGAAGCTCCTGGGGCGGCATCAGAATGAAGAAAATACAGTCTGTCTGGCCTGGAATCAGCAAAGTTGATGCTGCTTACGAGAATACAAAAAGCAatactgtcattttatttgAAG GGAATCATTATTGGGGGATCAGAGGAAACACTGTCCTACCTGGTTATCCCAAACCTCTCAGCGACTTTGGCTTCCCTCCATCTGTCATCAAGGTAGATGCTGCCGTCCATGTGTCAATCACAAgcaaaaccctcctctttgtgAATAACAGATACTGGAG CTACAATGAAAGGATGGGCAGAATGGATGATGGGTACCCAAAATTAATTAGCGTTGAGTTCCCTGGGATTGGCTTAAGAGTGGATGCTGCTTTTGAGAACCAAG GTAACCTGTACTTTTCATATGGATCCACCCAGACTGAGTACCACTACACACGGAGAAGAGTGATTCGCAATCTGTTAAACCATGACTGGATGGATTGCAACTAA
- the acat1 gene encoding acetyl-CoA acetyltransferase, mitochondrial: protein MSSSGLLTMRAQICKRLAHKYLSRTYTSRPSLNEVVIVSAVRTPIGSFRGSLAAVPATKLGSIAIKGAIDKAGIAPEEVKEVYMGNVLQAGEGQAPTRQALLGAGLTLGTPATTINKVCASGMKSIMMAAQSLMCGHQDVMVAGGMESMSNVPYVMTRDTPTYGGVRMEDLIVKDGLTDVYNKFHMGNCAENTAKNSNITREEQDAYAISSYSRSKAAYESGLLAKEIVPVSIPQKGKPDVVVSEDEEWRRVDFSKVPKLRAVFQKENGTVTAANASTLNDGAAALVLMTADAAKRLNVTPLARIVSFADAAVAPIDFPIAPAFAVPKVLAAAGLKKEDITMWEINEAFSVVVLANIKMLDIDPAKVNVNGGAVSLGHPIGMSGARIVGHMVHSLKSGQYGLAGICNGGGGASSIVIQKL from the exons ATGTCTTCCAGTGGACTTTTAACCATGCGCGCTCAAATTTGTAAACGCCTG GCTCACAAGTACCTCTCAAGAACCTACACATCTCGCCCTTCACTCAAT GAAGTCGTCATTGTCAGTGCAGTCCGCACTCCAATAGGCTCCTTCAGAGGCAGCCTGGCAGCAGTGCCAGCCACCAAACTGGGCTCCATTGCCATCAAGGGAGCCATAGACAAAGCAG gaatTGCTCCTGAAGAGGTAAAGGAAGTCTACATGGGCAATGTGCTTCAAGCAGGAGAAGGACAGGCCCCCACAAGACAAGCCTTGCTTGGAGCAG GCTTGACCCTCGGCACTCCAGCAACAACAATCAACAAAGTCTGTGCGTCCGGGATGAAGTCCATCATGATGGCAGCTCAAAGTCTAATGTGTGGACACCAG GATGTGATGGTGGCAGGAGGCATGGAGAGCATGTCCAACGTACCTTATGTGATGACCAGAGACACCCCAACCTACGGAGGAGTGAGGATGGAAGACCTCATTGTCAAGGACGGGCTCACTGATGTCTACAACAAATTCCACATG GGCAACTGTGCGGAAAACACAGCCAAGAACAGCAACATCACCAGAGAGGAGCAGGATGCCTACGCCATCAGCTCGTACAGCCGCAGCAAAGCAGCATACGAGTCTGGCTTGCTGGCCAAGGAGATTGTACCAGTCAGCATTCCCCAGAAAG GCAAACCTGATGTGGTCGTGTCCGAGGATGAAGAGTGGAGGAGGGTCGACTTCAGCAAAGTTCCCAAACTGAGAGCAGTGTTCCAGAAAGAGAATG GCACGGTGACGGCAGCCAATGCCAGCACCCTGAACGATGGAGCTGCCGCTCTCGTTTTAATGACCGCAGATGCTGCAAAGAGACTCAACGTCACTCCACTGGCCAGGATTGTCT cTTTTGCTGATGCTGCTGTTGCACCCATTGATTTTCCCATTGCTCCTGCATTTGCTGTACCAAAG GTCCTGGCTGCAGCAGGGCTGAAGAAGGAGGACATCACCATGTGGGAGATCAACGAGGCCTTCAGCGTTGTCGTGCTAGCCAACATCAAGATGTTGGACATCGACCCTGCAAAAGTCAACGTCAACGGGGGAGCTGTGTCACTGGGACACCCCATCGG GATGTCTGGGGCCAGAATTGTGGGCCACATGGTGCACAGCCTGAAGTCAGGCCAGTACGGGCTGGCAGGCATCTGCAACGGAGGTGGTGGAGCTTCATCCATTGTGATCCAGAAATTGTAG